The Populus trichocarpa isolate Nisqually-1 chromosome 11, P.trichocarpa_v4.1, whole genome shotgun sequence genome has a segment encoding these proteins:
- the LOC18103253 gene encoding uncharacterized protein LOC18103253 isoform X1: MKCPACPAKAAVCSGSWGAMEATAISSSLKLLITFPANKKALITTRKKRDTIQFSDQFPNSKSSTGHYPSPTGITINGRRLKTRFKISAINDYGISAAADIAQVEVTWQIIVGAIAGVTPFVVAGIEFSKRILARTSTNLMGLEVNDHVSLQWPSYEQPQGSNLRPQSEQTSWSQALTTGPPSRWLTRTIFVAQDVEGFYRGRHGKDSSLVSVCVYFGIHMYFLIYIHEERCTFTYVILLVEDCFDYFLV; encoded by the exons atgaaatgccCAGCCTGCCCTGCTAAAGCTGCAGTTTGCAGTGGATCGTGGGGTGCCATGGAAGCAACagcaatttcttcttctttaaagcTGTTAATAACATTTCCTGCAAACAAGAAAGCTCTAATTACTACTAGGAAGAAGAGAGATACAATCCAATTCTCCGATCAGTttccaaattcaaaatcaagtacCGGACACTATCCTTCTCCTACTGGGATTACAATTAATGGAAGAAGATTAAAAACCAGGTTCAAGATCTCAGCCATCAATGACTATGGTATTTCGGCTGCAGCAGATATAGCCCAAGTGGAGGTCACCTGGCAAATTATTGTTGGAGCTATAG CTGGTGTAACACCCTTCGTTGTAGCTGGGATTGAGTTCAGCAAAAGAATA cttgcgcgcacctcgactaatctcatgggccttgaagttaacgatcatgtaagccttcagtggccatcatatgagcaaccacagggctcgaacctgagaccacaaagcgagcaaacctcttggtcccaagctcttaccactggaccaccatctagatggttgaCAAGGACTATTTTCGTTGCCCAGGATGTG GAGGGTTTCTACCGTGGCAGACATGGAAAAGATTCTTCTCTggttagtgtgtgtgtgtatttcgGTATTCatatgtattttcttatttatatacacGAGGAGAGGTGTACTTTTACATATGTGATACTTTTAGTCGaagattgttttgattattttttagtttaa
- the LOC18103253 gene encoding uncharacterized protein LOC18103253 isoform X4 — MKCPACPAKAAVCSGSWGAMEATAISSSLKLLITFPANKKALITTRKKRDTIQFSDQFPNSKSSTGHYPSPTGITINGRRLKTRFKISAINDYGISAAADIAQVEVTWQIIVGAIAGVTPFVVAGIEFSKRIEGFYRGRHGKDSSLVSVCVYFGIHMYFLIYIHEERCTFTYVILLVEDCFDYFLV, encoded by the exons atgaaatgccCAGCCTGCCCTGCTAAAGCTGCAGTTTGCAGTGGATCGTGGGGTGCCATGGAAGCAACagcaatttcttcttctttaaagcTGTTAATAACATTTCCTGCAAACAAGAAAGCTCTAATTACTACTAGGAAGAAGAGAGATACAATCCAATTCTCCGATCAGTttccaaattcaaaatcaagtacCGGACACTATCCTTCTCCTACTGGGATTACAATTAATGGAAGAAGATTAAAAACCAGGTTCAAGATCTCAGCCATCAATGACTATGGTATTTCGGCTGCAGCAGATATAGCCCAAGTGGAGGTCACCTGGCAAATTATTGTTGGAGCTATAG CTGGTGTAACACCCTTCGTTGTAGCTGGGATTGAGTTCAGCAAAAGAATA GAGGGTTTCTACCGTGGCAGACATGGAAAAGATTCTTCTCTggttagtgtgtgtgtgtatttcgGTATTCatatgtattttcttatttatatacacGAGGAGAGGTGTACTTTTACATATGTGATACTTTTAGTCGaagattgttttgattattttttagtttaa
- the LOC18103253 gene encoding uncharacterized protein LOC18103253 isoform X6, protein MKCPACPAKAAVCSGSWGAMEATAISSSLKLLITFPANKKALITTRKKRDTIQFSDQFPNSKSSTGHYPSPTGITINGRRLKTRFKISAINDYGISAAADIAQVEVTWQIIVGAIAGVTPFVVAGIEFSKRIHNEGVKYVGDLDLF, encoded by the exons atgaaatgccCAGCCTGCCCTGCTAAAGCTGCAGTTTGCAGTGGATCGTGGGGTGCCATGGAAGCAACagcaatttcttcttctttaaagcTGTTAATAACATTTCCTGCAAACAAGAAAGCTCTAATTACTACTAGGAAGAAGAGAGATACAATCCAATTCTCCGATCAGTttccaaattcaaaatcaagtacCGGACACTATCCTTCTCCTACTGGGATTACAATTAATGGAAGAAGATTAAAAACCAGGTTCAAGATCTCAGCCATCAATGACTATGGTATTTCGGCTGCAGCAGATATAGCCCAAGTGGAGGTCACCTGGCAAATTATTGTTGGAGCTATAG CTGGTGTAACACCCTTCGTTGTAGCTGGGATTGAGTTCAGCAAAAGAATA CACAACGAAGGTGTCAAGTATGTGGGGGATCTGGACTTGTTTTAA